In Aquimarina sp. TRL1, a single window of DNA contains:
- a CDS encoding Crp/Fnr family transcriptional regulator yields the protein MFDLFIQLINQYTLLNQKEIDLLKDTVSIRSYKKNEILFAEGKVATSMYFVLQGWVRLFYNVNGNDKTAFFYTEGKFICAGESFAKQVPARENYQVLEDTVLVHFEKENIEKLLQYSSKFELISRLATEDELITYQKIVASFVTQSPEQRYRDLLNKNGVIFHKVPQQYIASFLGVSPETLSRIKKRVLTKEH from the coding sequence ATGTTTGACCTTTTTATACAACTAATCAACCAATATACCTTACTAAATCAAAAGGAAATTGACCTTCTCAAAGATACTGTCTCCATTAGATCTTATAAAAAAAATGAAATCCTATTCGCAGAGGGGAAAGTAGCTACATCTATGTACTTCGTTCTACAAGGCTGGGTTCGGTTATTCTATAATGTAAATGGAAATGATAAAACTGCTTTTTTCTATACCGAAGGAAAATTTATATGTGCTGGGGAGAGTTTTGCAAAGCAAGTTCCCGCCAGAGAAAATTATCAGGTATTAGAGGATACAGTATTGGTACATTTCGAAAAGGAAAATATAGAAAAGTTACTTCAATATTCTTCTAAATTCGAACTTATCTCTCGATTAGCAACAGAAGATGAACTTATTACTTATCAGAAAATTGTAGCATCCTTCGTAACACAATCTCCAGAACAACGGTATCGGGATTTACTCAATAAAAACGGAGTCATTTTTCATAAAGTCCCGCAACAGTATATTGCTTCATTTCTGGGAGTCTCTCCAGAAACACTCAGTAGAATAAAAAAGCGAGTATTAACAAAAGAACATTGA
- a CDS encoding NAD(P)H-dependent oxidoreductase, whose amino-acid sequence MKNKKILIINGHPDPESFNQGLAAAYIAGAIKTGAEVQTISIRALDFNPNLAFGYRKRTPLEPDLLDAQEKIKWAAHIVFIYPVWWGSIPAIMKGFIDRVFLPGFAFQKRENSVWWDKLLSGKSARIICTLDQPSWYYRLVYRAPSHRAMKKLTLNFVGIKPVKITTIGPIRLSKESYRKKWLQRIHTLGEKHR is encoded by the coding sequence ATGAAAAACAAAAAGATTCTTATTATTAACGGTCATCCTGATCCTGAAAGTTTTAATCAGGGACTCGCTGCTGCTTATATAGCCGGAGCGATCAAAACAGGAGCTGAAGTACAAACTATCTCAATCCGAGCATTAGATTTTAACCCCAATCTTGCATTTGGGTATCGCAAAAGAACACCGCTAGAGCCTGATCTTTTAGATGCTCAGGAAAAAATTAAATGGGCTGCACACATCGTTTTTATATATCCGGTTTGGTGGGGATCGATTCCTGCCATTATGAAAGGGTTTATTGATCGGGTTTTTCTTCCTGGATTTGCTTTTCAGAAAAGAGAAAATTCCGTTTGGTGGGATAAGTTATTAAGTGGAAAAAGCGCACGTATTATCTGTACACTTGATCAGCCTTCCTGGTATTATCGACTTGTTTATAGAGCTCCCAGTCATCGCGCTATGAAAAAACTAACTCTCAACTTTGTCGGAATTAAACCCGTAAAAATCACTACGATTGGTCCTATCAGGCTCTCTAAGGAATCATACCGAAAGAAATGGTTACAACGAATACATACCTTAGGAGAGAAACACCGATAA
- a CDS encoding helix-turn-helix domain-containing protein, with protein MEDYLIGIGKRIKEIRKKNKKTISAIATKADVSNGLISRIENGRTIPSLPVLLNIINALETEIPDFFNSMPKQSGDLFIVSRAGDNALLEKEDDARGFSYKYIFGKQLAAMGFEAVLLEIQPDSYRKKIETDAYEFKYLLSGSCSYVIGEEEVTLHKGDAIFFDGRTPHVPINRTDSPCTMIVIYFFIKPTQ; from the coding sequence ATGGAAGATTATTTAATTGGAATTGGAAAACGTATTAAAGAAATACGTAAAAAAAACAAAAAAACAATTAGTGCGATTGCTACCAAGGCAGATGTTAGTAATGGTTTAATCTCTCGAATTGAAAATGGCAGAACAATTCCTTCATTACCTGTACTATTAAATATTATCAATGCTCTCGAAACGGAGATTCCTGACTTTTTTAATAGTATGCCTAAACAATCAGGTGATCTTTTTATTGTTTCCAGAGCAGGCGATAATGCCCTGTTAGAGAAAGAAGATGACGCCAGAGGGTTTTCCTATAAATATATTTTTGGAAAACAATTAGCTGCCATGGGATTTGAAGCAGTTCTCCTCGAAATACAACCCGATTCTTATAGAAAAAAAATAGAAACTGATGCCTACGAGTTTAAATACCTTCTTTCCGGAAGTTGTTCATATGTCATAGGAGAAGAAGAAGTCACCTTACACAAAGGAGATGCTATCTTTTTTGATGGAAGAACGCCCCATGTGCCTATTAACAGAACTGATTCTCCCTGCACAATGATCGTTATTTATTTTTTTATTAAACCTACTCAATAG
- a CDS encoding phosphonatase-like hydrolase has translation MKQEIDLAVFDMAGTTVNESNVVYKTVQKEINRQGYNVSLEEVLQYGAGKDKHQAIIDVLKNVTTEPNNDHIADLIFENFKKALQKAYETLEVTAFKGVYSLLLYLRTNNIKVVLNTGYDKKTATLLLDKLGWTIGTEIDALITMDDVSQGRPHPDMIYKAMELYNITDTSRVLKAGDSAIDIEEGINANCGITVGVLTGAQSKEQLQKAKPTYILEELSALKDFI, from the coding sequence ATGAAACAAGAAATAGATTTGGCAGTATTCGATATGGCAGGAACGACAGTAAATGAAAGTAATGTTGTTTATAAAACCGTGCAGAAAGAGATCAATAGGCAGGGATACAATGTTTCTTTGGAAGAGGTGCTGCAGTATGGAGCAGGTAAAGATAAACATCAGGCAATTATAGATGTTTTAAAAAATGTAACAACGGAGCCAAATAATGATCATATAGCAGACCTGATTTTCGAAAATTTCAAAAAAGCACTGCAAAAAGCATATGAAACGCTGGAAGTAACAGCATTCAAAGGTGTATACTCATTACTCTTATATCTGAGAACAAATAATATAAAGGTTGTATTAAATACAGGTTATGATAAAAAGACGGCGACCTTATTATTGGATAAGTTAGGATGGACTATCGGAACAGAAATTGATGCCCTGATAACAATGGATGATGTGTCGCAGGGAAGACCCCATCCGGATATGATCTATAAAGCGATGGAATTATATAATATTACAGATACCTCCAGGGTGTTAAAAGCAGGTGATTCTGCAATTGATATCGAAGAAGGAATCAATGCTAATTGTGGAATTACAGTGGGAGTTTTGACAGGAGCACAATCCAAAGAACAGCTTCAGAAAGCAAAACCTACTTATATTCTGGAAGAATTATCAGCATTAAAAGATTTTATTTAG
- a CDS encoding TIGR03364 family FAD-dependent oxidoreductase, with amino-acid sequence MRAAYDLIIIGGGVLGSFHAYHALKRGLHVLLVEKDKVPRGATTQNFGQVVPSGMNTKWQAYGRQSLQLYKEIQQEFDITVREEGSVYVASNEEEMQLIEELAKINKANDYTAVLRSKKECLQILPGLNESYVVGGLQFPQEVTVEPRTMIHRLHAYMVKILGLTIQYQTTIIHCESEAGNARVQCSRGQEYIAKKVIICNGNEFKSLYPTLFAKSDLEVSKLQMMQTYPQKAYTLPGSVLTGWSIRRYEAFSECPSYREIKNNEAKESLQQMWGVHILFKQAIDGSVILGDSHQYADASDIDDLGYELDMDIDRFMIEEAKKIITLPAYEIKHRWFGMYSQCKNSDIFQKTIDDTIHIVTGIGGKGMTGSAGFAKEHINKIFNV; translated from the coding sequence ATGAGAGCTGCATATGACCTGATTATTATCGGAGGAGGAGTTTTAGGCTCTTTCCATGCATACCATGCATTAAAACGAGGATTACATGTACTTCTTGTCGAAAAAGACAAGGTACCAAGAGGAGCTACTACCCAGAATTTTGGTCAGGTAGTACCTTCAGGAATGAATACTAAATGGCAGGCTTATGGACGTCAAAGTTTGCAATTGTATAAAGAAATTCAACAAGAGTTTGATATCACTGTTAGAGAAGAAGGAAGTGTGTATGTTGCTTCTAACGAGGAAGAAATGCAATTGATAGAGGAGTTGGCTAAGATTAATAAAGCTAATGACTATACCGCTGTTTTGCGTTCTAAAAAAGAATGCTTGCAAATACTACCTGGACTTAATGAATCATATGTTGTGGGAGGCTTACAGTTCCCTCAGGAAGTAACGGTAGAGCCTCGAACGATGATTCACCGATTGCACGCTTATATGGTAAAGATACTGGGATTGACGATACAGTATCAAACGACAATAATACATTGTGAATCAGAAGCAGGCAATGCACGAGTGCAGTGTAGCAGAGGACAGGAGTATATCGCGAAAAAAGTAATTATATGTAATGGGAATGAGTTTAAGAGTTTATACCCAACTCTTTTTGCAAAGAGTGATTTAGAGGTTTCGAAGTTGCAAATGATGCAAACATATCCACAGAAAGCCTATACATTACCCGGATCTGTGCTTACTGGTTGGTCTATACGACGGTATGAAGCGTTTAGTGAATGTCCTTCTTATCGCGAAATAAAAAATAACGAAGCAAAAGAGTCTTTGCAACAGATGTGGGGGGTGCATATTTTATTCAAACAGGCTATAGACGGATCGGTTATTCTGGGAGATTCTCATCAATATGCAGATGCATCTGATATTGATGATTTAGGTTATGAGCTGGATATGGATATAGATCGGTTTATGATAGAGGAAGCAAAAAAAATCATAACATTACCGGCATATGAAATAAAACACCGTTGGTTTGGGATGTATTCCCAGTGTAAGAATAGTGATATTTTTCAAAAAACAATTGATGATACCATTCATATTGTTACAGGAATTGGGGGAAAAGGAATGACCGGAAGTGCAGGCTTTGCAAAGGAACATATCAATAAAATTTTTAATGTGTAA
- a CDS encoding DUF5690 family protein, with protein MNINKINIPFLLQASVASFGTYFCMYAFRKPFSVATFEGIQFFHIDYKILLIIAQVIGYAFSKFIGIKVISELKSSKRVCYLLALIGVSEIALLFFALVPAPYNLFFMFLNGVPLGMIWGIVFSYVEGRKYTEILGVILCSSFIVSSGMVKSVGYFIMNSWGISAFWMPAITGLIFIIPLCFFAWLLERIPPPTAEDKRMKMKRVTMDAKSRKQVLYHFFVPITVLVFFYMFLTAFRDFRDNFTRELWDDIGYTEDASIYTTSELLIAIVVLVLLGGTFYIKNNLRALHAYHGVLLTGVLCILITTWCFQSGVMSGFYWMVLSGFGLYSCYVPFNCLFFDRFIAAFKLKGNAGFLIYIADAFGYLGSVIVLLYKNFGHPNLSWTSFFIYGSYIVSGIGVIAVLGSYYLLNKKKHHQAKYSIGYPIEYTNLENVNEYNY; from the coding sequence ATGAATATTAATAAAATAAACATTCCTTTTTTATTACAGGCTTCTGTTGCCTCTTTCGGAACCTATTTTTGTATGTACGCTTTTAGGAAACCTTTTAGTGTAGCAACGTTCGAGGGGATTCAGTTTTTTCATATAGATTATAAAATACTTCTGATTATTGCACAGGTAATAGGGTATGCATTCTCTAAATTTATTGGAATTAAAGTGATTTCAGAATTAAAGAGTTCGAAAAGGGTATGTTACCTGTTAGCTCTCATAGGAGTATCGGAGATAGCGCTACTGTTTTTTGCACTGGTTCCTGCTCCGTATAACCTCTTTTTTATGTTTCTTAATGGAGTGCCATTAGGAATGATTTGGGGGATTGTATTTTCTTATGTGGAAGGAAGAAAATATACAGAAATACTAGGGGTTATTCTATGTTCGAGTTTTATTGTTTCTAGTGGAATGGTAAAATCGGTAGGATACTTTATAATGAATTCATGGGGAATTTCAGCATTTTGGATGCCGGCAATCACAGGTCTTATTTTTATAATACCCTTGTGTTTTTTTGCTTGGCTGTTGGAGAGAATTCCCCCTCCGACAGCAGAAGATAAACGTATGAAAATGAAGCGAGTTACAATGGATGCTAAAAGTCGTAAACAAGTGTTGTATCATTTTTTTGTTCCTATTACTGTTTTGGTTTTCTTCTATATGTTTTTGACAGCTTTTAGGGATTTTAGAGATAATTTTACCAGAGAATTGTGGGATGATATTGGATATACGGAAGATGCCAGTATCTATACCACTTCAGAGTTGTTGATTGCTATTGTGGTATTAGTTCTGTTAGGAGGGACATTTTATATCAAAAATAACCTGAGAGCTTTACATGCCTATCACGGGGTTTTATTGACAGGAGTTTTGTGTATTCTAATTACGACCTGGTGTTTTCAATCAGGAGTTATGTCCGGTTTTTACTGGATGGTGTTATCCGGATTTGGTCTTTACAGTTGTTACGTTCCCTTTAATTGTTTGTTTTTCGATCGCTTTATCGCCGCTTTTAAACTAAAAGGAAATGCGGGGTTTCTCATCTATATAGCAGATGCATTTGGGTATTTGGGCAGTGTAATAGTATTGTTATACAAGAATTTTGGACATCCCAATCTATCGTGGACTTCCTTTTTTATTTACGGTTCATATATTGTTTCTGGGATAGGGGTGATTGCGGTCCTTGGATCATATTACCTGTTAAATAAAAAGAAACATCACCAAGCAAAGTATTCAATAGGATATCCTATTGAATATACCAATCTGGAAAATGTTAATGAATATAATTATTAG
- a CDS encoding tyrosine-protein kinase, with the protein MNYEIEDDSGSLVIKELFEKYIRYWKLFLAAFIFSCIAGFLYLRYTPKIYRVTSSILIKAEKNGMLSELSAFEDLTIFKNANREVENEIEILRSRPLMENVVKKLHLNVSYYSKTKFSKRLVELAENSPIEVAFHDIDITTPGITFIIKILSSEQYEIVDVLGNPILRGTFGECTFTEISDITIRPDYRRLPEYIGKKIHVSMIPLLDVVEGYKSAIKIGLTDQKTSVVTLTMLTPAKEKAKEILNGLIDEYNVDVINDKNQIAENTAVFIKERLQIINKELGDLEKNVESFKTENSLTDVSVEASLFLETASFNEKEALETNIQIGLVDFILDYLNNSSVDLLPANLGFSDHTIATMILKYNEIALQRNRIQKSTNEDNPALITITEKLKSIEQSLEQSLRNQKKTLRLKLTDLKRRDREMSSKIAALPAKERKLRDIQRQQQIKETLFLYLLEKREETAISLAATVSNAKVIEKAYSSRAPVSPKKNRVFLSIFLASVLVPVSLIFVKDLFDTKISSLKEIKKKIPFAIAGDIPRTDEKRRLVVGDVDRSSIAESFRLLEININFLLANTAPGCKTILITSTIKGEGKSFVASNLGVTLGRSEKKIVLLEMDLRSSMLKESMGIQPHKGITNFIKDKELQIEDIVTNAPTFKNLDVITSGPKPPNPAELLKNERVKELFAQLRETYDYILIDTPPVSLVADTLLLSPYTDLCLYIVRFNYSDKRLIEVPRHLYKDQRFRQMALLINDVYQKKSYGYGYGYGYGYGYGYGYGYGERKKKKGIRRLLPKVFR; encoded by the coding sequence ATGAATTATGAGATTGAAGACGACTCCGGAAGCCTTGTTATAAAAGAACTATTTGAAAAATATATTCGCTATTGGAAATTATTTTTAGCGGCGTTCATTTTTAGCTGCATTGCAGGATTTTTATACCTGAGATATACTCCCAAAATTTATAGGGTAACTTCTTCCATTTTGATTAAAGCCGAAAAAAATGGAATGCTTTCTGAACTTTCTGCTTTTGAAGATTTAACTATTTTCAAAAATGCAAACCGGGAAGTAGAAAATGAAATCGAAATATTGAGATCACGACCATTGATGGAGAATGTCGTAAAAAAACTACATCTCAATGTATCGTATTATTCCAAGACAAAATTTTCAAAACGACTTGTCGAATTAGCAGAAAATAGTCCGATCGAAGTAGCTTTTCACGATATTGACATTACGACTCCCGGAATCACATTTATCATCAAGATTCTTTCCAGTGAGCAGTATGAAATTGTAGATGTATTGGGAAATCCCATATTACGCGGAACATTTGGAGAGTGTACTTTTACCGAGATTAGTGATATTACCATAAGACCGGATTATAGGCGCTTACCAGAATATATCGGAAAAAAAATTCATGTAAGCATGATCCCTTTGCTAGATGTGGTAGAAGGGTATAAGTCTGCAATTAAAATAGGATTGACTGATCAGAAAACCAGTGTGGTTACGCTAACCATGCTCACTCCCGCTAAAGAAAAAGCAAAAGAGATATTAAATGGTTTGATTGACGAATATAATGTGGATGTTATTAATGATAAAAACCAAATAGCAGAAAATACGGCTGTTTTTATCAAGGAACGTTTACAGATTATCAATAAAGAATTGGGAGATTTAGAGAAAAATGTAGAATCTTTCAAAACAGAAAACAGTCTTACAGATGTCAGTGTAGAAGCTTCGTTGTTTTTAGAAACGGCCTCATTTAATGAAAAAGAAGCGTTGGAGACGAATATTCAGATTGGATTGGTTGATTTTATATTGGACTATCTGAATAATTCATCTGTGGATTTATTGCCTGCGAATTTAGGTTTTTCGGATCATACTATCGCTACAATGATTCTGAAGTATAATGAAATTGCTTTACAGCGGAATAGAATACAGAAGAGCACTAATGAAGACAACCCGGCACTGATAACCATAACAGAAAAATTAAAAAGTATTGAGCAGAGCCTGGAACAAAGCCTGAGAAATCAAAAAAAGACATTGCGATTAAAACTCACGGATCTAAAAAGAAGAGATCGAGAGATGAGTTCTAAAATTGCCGCCTTACCGGCTAAGGAACGAAAACTACGAGATATTCAGCGGCAGCAACAGATAAAAGAAACATTGTTCCTCTACCTATTAGAAAAGAGAGAGGAAACCGCAATTTCTTTGGCGGCAACTGTATCCAATGCCAAAGTAATCGAAAAAGCATATAGTAGCAGAGCTCCGGTAAGTCCTAAAAAGAATCGGGTGTTTTTATCCATATTTCTAGCAAGTGTACTAGTACCGGTGTCATTAATATTTGTAAAGGACTTGTTTGATACTAAGATCAGTAGTCTAAAAGAAATTAAGAAAAAAATTCCTTTTGCGATAGCTGGAGATATTCCCAGAACTGACGAAAAACGAAGACTGGTTGTTGGAGATGTAGACCGGTCGAGTATTGCAGAATCATTTCGGCTGTTGGAGATAAATATTAATTTCTTACTCGCAAATACCGCTCCAGGTTGCAAAACGATTCTGATTACATCTACGATAAAGGGAGAAGGAAAATCATTTGTAGCCAGTAATCTAGGAGTAACATTGGGACGATCAGAGAAGAAAATAGTTTTATTAGAGATGGATCTGCGATCTTCTATGCTGAAAGAAAGTATGGGGATTCAACCTCATAAAGGAATTACCAATTTTATCAAAGATAAGGAGTTACAGATTGAGGATATCGTGACCAATGCTCCAACATTTAAAAACCTGGATGTAATTACTTCAGGTCCTAAACCTCCTAATCCTGCAGAATTATTGAAAAATGAACGGGTAAAAGAACTATTTGCCCAGCTGAGAGAGACTTATGACTATATTCTGATAGATACCCCTCCGGTAAGTTTAGTAGCAGATACATTGCTGTTAAGCCCATATACCGATCTGTGTCTGTACATTGTACGATTTAATTATTCGGATAAACGATTAATAGAAGTACCAAGGCATTTGTATAAAGACCAGCGCTTTAGGCAAATGGCATTGTTGATTAATGATGTATACCAGAAAAAATCATACGGCTATGGCTACGGTTACGGTTACGGCTATGGATATGGCTACGGTTATGGCTATGGAGAAAGAAAGAAAAAGAAAGGAATTCGAAGATTACTTCCTAAAGTATTTAGATAA
- a CDS encoding sugar transferase — MISRTVGAEAIHYFKTKNQDLTTPVSSDSQPYTIRDTRKITLEQIITRRLGNQVCEFISEQVNHMRLQDVFLCDTRKVNGILDSDIYTCSAIINLHRVNDYRRINKFFESVNMKLPEGGLFINNVETYETRKKRILKKFPRPFSYAYYLTDFVFTRIMPKLKLTKKLYFDITNGHGRVLTKAETLGRLYSCGFEVIEEKVIDDRLYFVAKKVKRPNFDMDPSYGPLIRLKRVGKGGKPIKVYKFRTMYPYAEYLQQYVFECNDLKEGGKIKNDFRISNEGKLLRKYWIDELPMLLNLLKGEMKLVGGRPLSSHYFGLYSKELQEKRIRFKPGLIPPFYADLPKTLDEIMASEMRYLEAYEKKPLATDIKYLCKIITNIVVRGKRSS, encoded by the coding sequence ATGATTAGCAGAACAGTGGGGGCTGAAGCTATTCATTATTTCAAAACAAAAAACCAAGATCTTACAACACCTGTTTCTTCAGACTCTCAACCTTATACGATAAGGGATACCCGTAAGATAACATTAGAACAAATAATAACCAGACGATTAGGTAATCAAGTCTGTGAATTTATCAGTGAACAAGTAAACCATATGAGATTACAAGATGTTTTCTTATGTGATACCAGAAAAGTAAATGGGATACTCGATTCAGATATTTACACTTGCAGTGCGATTATTAATCTTCATAGAGTTAATGATTATAGAAGAATAAACAAATTCTTTGAATCCGTTAATATGAAGTTACCCGAAGGAGGTCTTTTCATTAATAATGTTGAGACCTATGAAACGCGGAAAAAAAGAATATTAAAAAAATTTCCCAGACCTTTTAGCTATGCATATTATTTGACAGATTTTGTGTTTACCCGTATTATGCCAAAGCTAAAACTAACTAAAAAGTTATATTTCGATATAACGAATGGGCATGGAAGAGTACTTACAAAAGCAGAAACATTAGGTCGGTTGTATTCCTGTGGTTTTGAAGTCATAGAAGAAAAAGTAATCGATGACCGCTTGTATTTTGTAGCCAAAAAAGTAAAAAGACCAAACTTTGATATGGATCCTAGCTATGGACCATTGATACGACTAAAACGAGTAGGAAAAGGAGGAAAACCCATTAAGGTATATAAATTCAGAACCATGTACCCGTATGCAGAATACCTACAACAATATGTTTTTGAATGTAATGACCTGAAAGAAGGTGGGAAAATAAAAAATGATTTCAGGATTTCTAATGAAGGAAAACTTCTCAGAAAATACTGGATAGATGAATTACCCATGTTACTCAACTTACTAAAAGGAGAGATGAAATTGGTAGGGGGGCGTCCTTTGAGTAGCCATTACTTTGGGTTATACTCTAAAGAATTGCAGGAAAAAAGAATCCGGTTTAAACCAGGATTGATCCCTCCTTTTTATGCAGACCTGCCCAAAACACTGGATGAAATTATGGCTTCTGAAATGAGGTACCTGGAAGCCTATGAGAAAAAACCTCTAGCGACAGACATAAAATACCTGTGTAAGATCATAACTAATATCGTTGTGAGAGGAAAAAGAAGTTCTTAG
- a CDS encoding MBOAT family protein, whose product MIFNSLDFALFLPIVFVLYWFVVAKSLTLQNGLIVIASYVFYGWWDWKFLTLILFSSIVDYTVGLEMKKTSAPLRRKALLWTSIGVNLGFLGFFKYYNFFIENFQSAFSLFGTEIAVNTLNIILPVGISFYTFQTLSYSIDVYREKIEPTRDFIAFSAFVSFFPQLVAGPIERATNLLPQFYKKRVFSYEKAADGMRQILWGLLKKMVIADNCAEYANLIFNHSENYSGSTLLLGALFFTFQIYGDFSGYSDIAIGTSRLFGFHLNRNFAYPYFSRNIAEFWRRWHISLSTWFRDYVYIPLGGSKGGTGMKIRNTFIIFIVSGFWHGANWTFIVWGILNALYFLPLLLTNKNRNYLNTVAEDRWFPSLRELVQIGITFLLTVIAWIFFRAENITHGVEYIASMFSGSLFSYPEVMSVKVLLLVMCCLVIEWLGRHYEHALAHLPTAFPLMVRWTIYGGFVVLLFYFTGKQQQFIYFQF is encoded by the coding sequence ATGATTTTTAATTCTCTGGATTTTGCCCTTTTCCTGCCAATTGTATTTGTACTGTACTGGTTTGTAGTTGCCAAAAGTTTGACATTACAAAATGGGTTGATTGTCATTGCTAGCTATGTGTTTTACGGATGGTGGGATTGGAAGTTTTTAACACTGATTCTTTTTAGTAGCATTGTAGATTATACTGTAGGCTTGGAAATGAAGAAAACATCAGCTCCTCTTCGGCGTAAGGCACTTTTATGGACCAGTATAGGGGTGAATTTAGGTTTTTTAGGATTCTTTAAGTACTACAACTTTTTTATAGAAAACTTTCAAAGTGCTTTTTCCCTTTTTGGAACTGAAATAGCAGTCAATACATTAAATATTATATTGCCAGTGGGGATTAGTTTTTATACGTTCCAGACATTGAGTTATTCAATCGATGTCTACCGAGAGAAGATAGAACCTACCAGAGATTTTATTGCATTTAGTGCTTTTGTTAGTTTTTTTCCTCAGTTGGTAGCAGGTCCTATTGAGAGAGCAACCAATCTATTACCCCAGTTTTATAAAAAAAGAGTGTTCTCATACGAAAAAGCTGCTGATGGAATGCGGCAGATACTGTGGGGATTGCTAAAAAAAATGGTAATAGCCGATAACTGTGCAGAATATGCCAATCTGATTTTTAATCATTCAGAAAATTATTCAGGAAGTACATTACTCCTGGGGGCATTGTTTTTTACATTTCAGATTTATGGAGATTTTTCGGGCTATTCTGATATCGCAATAGGGACGTCTCGTTTATTTGGGTTTCATCTGAACCGAAATTTTGCATATCCCTATTTTTCCCGGAATATAGCTGAGTTCTGGAGAAGATGGCATATCTCTCTGTCTACCTGGTTTAGAGATTATGTATATATCCCTTTAGGCGGGAGCAAAGGGGGAACAGGAATGAAAATTCGCAATACGTTTATCATCTTTATCGTCAGTGGGTTTTGGCATGGGGCAAACTGGACGTTTATTGTTTGGGGAATATTAAACGCCTTATATTTTTTGCCATTGCTATTGACCAATAAGAATAGAAATTACCTGAATACTGTTGCAGAAGACCGATGGTTTCCTTCTCTGAGAGAATTAGTTCAGATAGGGATAACATTTCTGCTAACAGTGATTGCCTGGATATTTTTTAGAGCAGAAAACATAACCCATGGAGTGGAATACATCGCATCGATGTTTTCAGGTTCATTGTTTAGCTATCCCGAAGTAATGTCCGTAAAAGTACTGTTGTTGGTGATGTGCTGTCTGGTAATTGAATGGTTAGGGAGGCATTATGAACATGCATTAGCACATTTGCCAACTGCTTTTCCTCTAATGGTGAGATGGACTATTTATGGAGGTTTTGTCGTACTGCTATTTTATTTTACAGGAAAACAACAACAATTTATTTATTTTCAATTTTAA